The nucleotide sequence GCCTATGAAAACCACTAAAGCAAATTGTTTGAGCGCCATGGGTAGCTTATTTATCGATCAAATGATCAGAACTGATAACTACCAGTAAACCAGCCGCGTGGATTGGTTGTTGTGCCATCGGTAGCAACCTGTTGACCAGTAGAACTATACAAAGGATTCTTACCAATTTGCCAAGCAACCATTGCACCTAGATTCCAACCTTCCCAGTCCCATTTCAAACCAAGGCCTGCGCCTTGCAAAGAATAAGTATTGTTTGCATTGGTAAGGCCCTGCCAATTTTGGTACGTATTTTTATATTGCTGCACTAGGCCTACGTCATAAAACATACTAGCTGTAATGCGCTCTGGAAATTGATGACGCAATTCAACAGTGCCAATGCCACCTTGTGAGCCGCCGCTTTGCGCAACAGGATAGGCGCGGACTGCATAAGGTCCACCCATATAAATTTGTTCTGCAGAATTTAAATTTACTGAGGAAAATTGACCACTCACCGCAACGTATGCAGTCGTTGTTCCATCTTCGCTTAACTGCTGCGTACGATTGCCTGCAAAGGTAAACTTTGTAAAGCTAGAAGGCGTATATACACCATAGCCCGGCACACTAGTTGACAGAATATCTAAGTTACCAAACACGGCAGCGAGTGATCCCGAGCTAATGCCGCCACCAGCCAAGCTGTCGTAATGATTCCCTGAGATACCAACCGTTGCATTTCGGATGTTGTAGGCGCTGATAGTCGTTAGTGTCTGACTATTCTTATTGGTGTACTCTTTAATATCATAGTTAGCGGTAACGTTCACGTTAGTGCCTTGAGAACGTACCAATGGGTATGCGGCACTTACGCCTGTAGTCCACGCATCACCATAACCAGCATTAGCAGTATTGGCGTAATTGCTGACGTTCTTGTAGTTCAGAAAAGTTCCAGCAACGCCTAAGCGCAGCCCATCTTTAGATGCTGGTAAAGAGTAGGCGCCTTGAACATACTGTGAGCCTTCTGAATAAATACCATTAATCGATATTTGATCGCCAATACCTAATGGATTGATTCCACTTAAAGCAATCACCCCCTGATTGGCTCCAGTTGTTCTACTGCCGTAGTTATTCGCCTCTACCCTACCCTGGTACCACTGCGGCTCGGTAAGCTGCACTCGTAAGGCAGTATCGCCATCTTTTTCGCCGGGCTCCAATTGGCTAGTGACCATAACACCAGGCGTCTCATTGAGAATAATCAAGGCACGTTCTACTGCTTCGGTATTTAAAGGCTGCCCGAGTGGATTAGCGTAAGTAATATATTCAGCAGTAGTATCTTTACTAAAGCGTGTTGGACCATTGGGGGTGTCAACAATGACGCTACTTAACCTGGCTTCCGTTACTAGGATTTTCACAACGCCATTAGCAATTTTTTGAGGTGGCAAGATTGCCTGAACTGTGAAGCCACTCTTACGATAAAAATCCACCACAGCATCACAGGCTTTTTGCAAATCATCAAAACTAACAGCACGACCGACCCATGGCTTTAATACTTCTTGAATGCTAGCTTCTGGAAGAATGCTGATGCCTTCCAATACAAACTGCTTTACCTGAAAAGTAAGTTCATCTTTGCGTGGCTCACCCGGACGAGTACCCTCTTTTGAGCTGGGCTCTGGAAGCGCTAAGGGCGATGGTAGTGGTAACTGTTTTTCTAAGTTCTGTTGCAATGCACCGGCATCCACTTGCGCAAATACAGAGCCAGAGGAAATCAAGCTAATTGCCACCAAGGCATAGATTGATTTATGAAAGCGGGTAGATTGCGTTATGGACATCGAGATAGAACCGTTAAAGATAAATATTAGCTGTATGTGATTGATAATAAGTCAGAAAGGTAGCTATGCGCTAGTTACCTTTAGTAATCTTAGTGGTCTGCATCAAGGCATTGACGGCTTCCTGGCGCTTTTGCTGAATAAGGGACTGAGCAATAGTATTTTTTGCCTGATCAAAGGTAGGCATGACGAAAGGTCTGACATCATCCACTTTGATGATGTGCCAACCATTAGCTGTTTTTACAGGGGTTTGCGTGATCTTGCCCTTGGTCAGATTAGGAACCAAATCACTGATCGGAGGCGTTAATTGCGTTGGAAGTGCCCATCCAACAATACCCCCTTGTTGACCAGATTTTTGATCTAGAGATTTAACTTTCGCCAGATCTGCAAAAGAATCACCATTATTGATTTGCTTAATAAGCTCAGCCCCTTCGGACTCGTTAGCAACCACGATTTGAGAAACCAAATACTCTTTTGAGTTCTTCGGATCCTTGCTGAGCTCTACTTGTTTATCGTAGACAGCCCGAACATCATCATTGGTTACTGGGTGATCCGCAAAGTATTGAGAAAACCAGATATCCATCATGGCATTTTGTTCTGCCATCTTAATCTTAAAGGCATTGTTACCTTTAGTCAGAAGACCGGTCTTCTTGGCATCTTGCGCAACCGCCTCTCTTAATACCAAATCATTCAAAATCGATTGACGTAACTCAGGAGTATCTTTAGCCCCTTCAGATACAGATACCGAAACCCATTGATCTACTTGGGCGCTAGTAATTTTGGCGCCATTAACGGTCAGCAGGGTTTTTGAAGTCTGCGCCTGAGCGGGGTTCAGGAAAAAACCTGTTGCTACCAAGAAGATTGGGATTAATTTAGATTTCATGAATTACTCTTAGCCTTTTTAAGACGGTCCATCAACATTTGCCCCATGATCTCAGGGCGACCTTCAAAAATACGCTGCACCTTATCTGGTCCAGCATGTTTGCTTCTGAGTTCATTGCGCAACTCATGATTTTCAGCAAGCTTGACCACTGCTTTAATGTAATCCTCTGTGGTGGTAGCGACTAACCAGTTGGGCATACCGAAGCGCTCAAATAGGCCTTGGTCGATATGCTCATTCACTTCCCTGCCCGTCTTACAAACACCAATCAAACCAGCAGTGACTGTATCGATAATGCCGTTGGTATTACCAAATGGGAATGGATTGATATACATATCGCACTTACGCACTATTTCCATATACTCTTTGTAGCCACGGTGGGCATACACAATGGCATAGTCACCTAAGACATTACGCACTACGCGTTTAACTTGTTCGTAAACCATACCCTGTGCAAAAGCCACTGCAAAATGAAATCTCACTAGCACTTTGCTGCGCAGAGCAATCTCTTTACAAGCATTGAGAAACTCTGGATTAATCTTCATGGCAGATGCTGCCACCACAATATCCACCACTTCGGGTTTTTCGCGAATAATCGGCGGCTCAGGGTTTTGACTTGCCAATCCTGATGGGCGGTATGGCATACCATCATTCGGCAGAATTAATAATTCCTCGCTAAAGCACTCAGGATCGCCAACGTAATCCTCTTCTACCACCACATAATCCATTGAGGCGGAATGTGATGTCGCTGGATGACCTAGTGCCATCGCCATTACTGGCGCCAAACGAATATTAGCCAACATCATTGTCAGCGGGAACATGCCAACGCTGGGCATGTAAAAGACTTGGGCTTCACGTTCTTGTGCAACATTTCTAATTTGAGAAATCTGCTCTTGCAAAGATCCTTGCTTGATCTCAATCCATTCATCAAATACAGCATGACCAACAGCATCTGTGGCATTGGCAAGGCCCATACCGACGATATGGAATAACTCCTTTGCGGCTTCAAGGGTTCTTGAGTGTGTGCGATAAATAGAATGACCAGCATTAAACCACTCCATTACGACCAGCATAGTGGGCTTCTGCCCTTTTTTGGCTGGTAAAACTGGAGTTTCTAGGGGAAGCAGCTTATAAGTTTCTAACCAACGCTCAATCAGAGTATTGATGGCACCCTTGATTTCATGTTTATCTGCACGATCCGCATAGCTGCAATGCATATAGACGTCATGCATGATGCCAAATGGCAAGGCTTCTAGTGTTTCTATTTCTGGAAGCTTTTCTGTCAACCAAGGTAGAAGTACTTCGCGCTTGTTGTGTGCCTGCGGGGAACCCAAAAAGCGTGGCGATAAGAGCGCCATACCTAATGAGGCAGCCAGGTATTTATTGGCATCCCATAATTTATCTATCTCTAAAATAATCTCGGATTCTGGCAGATAGAGCAAAGCAAACTTGGGTAAATCTTGCGCAGTGACTTCTAGGTGTCCTAAATTCCCTTTCCCTGCCAAGTTCAGAGCACGCACCACATGATCCGCATTCAGAAATAAGGTAGAGCCAAAGATCGTTGCAAACCAACGCTGCAAAGTAAACAACGAGGTTAGGCTTTGTGGCGCAAAATGAAAATCTTTGTCAGAGAATAAGCAAGAGATTGCCGAAGCTAAGCGAACACCAACATGAGCCTCACGTTCTTCTTCTGAAATACCAGCTAATGGCTGCGCCTGAAACTGCATTCCTGGAACACCGTAACTACTATCCAAAATGGATAGTAGGTTGACAAGCATCCTGGCCGCCTCTTCATGCTGACGACTATAGGCCGCATGTTCAAAATCTTCGAGCTTAAAAACCATTTAATACTTTCATGAGCAGCTCAAGCGCATCTTATTTGCTTGAGCAGGAATTAGAATCTGACGGGGTGCAACTTATATCAGATGCATCACTAACCAAAGTGTTTGAGCCTTTCTTAGTGCCTTGACTAGATGATGCGCCACCCGATTTTGATGTGCCCTCATTCGCTGACGGTCCATCCACTTTTGCCGCTCCATCTCCCATTGCTGAAATACCTGCTTTGGTTAGCAATTCACTCATAGGCAAACCGCCTACAGGCGAGCTATCTACCTTTACCCCCAAGTCACTCATCGGCGAACTGCCTGGCCTTGTCACTGTATCGCCCATCGATACAGAAACCCCGCCAGTGCTCATGGCAACATCACTGGCCGTTGTCTTCATATACTGAATAGCCTGCTGTGCCTGGTTCATATTCAAGGCGTATTGAGCAATACCCGAATTATTCTGTGCAAGCAAAGTCACCTTAGTCTGGCTTGTCTCAACCAAGTTGCTTTGGGTGATTTGAGGGGTAATATTCTGAACTTGTGGTGGAGCAGGTGGCGGCGGATCAGGGATATGATAAATATTTGCTGGATGTAAATTTGCCAAATTGCTTCCTAAATTTGCCCCTGAGGCCAAAGCAAAAGTAGTATTCGATAGACCGCCTAAAGATCCATTGGATCCCGTAATCATTTCAATGGTGCCATTTTGGCTAGTCAATGTGTTGGCACCATTTAAGGAAATATTATTAGCCGTATAGGTTTGATTACCAATCGTATTTACCGAGCCATTTAAATTGAGCTGACCCGTAGGGAAGCTAATGTCAGCAACCAGTGGATTGCTGTTACCCGTGGTGTTGGTATTTTGCTGACCTTGAATAGTCTTCACATTAGCCAATGGAACGAGCAAGCCGATATTACCAGTGCTAATTACTGGAGCGACAGACTCGCCAGGCAAGTTTACGGCCGCCAATACCAAAGAATCTTGCCCGGCAGTAGCGCCGTTAATATCACCTTTAACGATGATCGAAGGATCCATCGATAGCAAGAGACGGATATTTCCGTTGCTGCCATTGCCGCCAATCACAACGGAGCCAGTATATTGCTGGGCTCCAAATGTACTCACATCAGCATTTAATTGAATATTTTGTGCTTTAACTTCCATTTCATATGGACTAAAGCTAGCACGACTATAGTTTGCATATGGAATGTACTGGGTTGAGCCATTTTGGACGCTCGCAATATTTTGTCCAACCTGATTATTAAATAGCACTGTACCGTTCGCAGCAGAAATGACTAAATCGCGTTGAGCAGCCGCTGAATCCAGACCAGCACTGATGGCGCCGTTAAAGCTAATATTGCCGGCACTACTATAGAAGTTCGAGATAGCGGAATTATTAGCTGTTGATGGTGTTCCAGAACTTAAGAATGTTAAGTCGCCGTTGTATGTTTGGTTGCCAGTTGTATTCACTAAGCCGCCAAATATGGAGGCTCCATTCACCGTCATGTCACCACCAGTTGTTACATTGCTTGCAAAGTTAGCAGCACCTGTTACAACCACATTACCACCAACACTAGCGCTACCTGTTACTGAGATGCCATTATTAGCAATTAAATTACCGCCAGCATTAATATTACCCAAGGCAGTTACATAACCATTAGCGGTAAATGTATTGGCAATATTGGCATTATTCGATAAGGTGACATTACCGCTAGTAGTCAAGCTTGATACTGCTACACCTGAAGCAAATGATAGATTGCCTCCAGCAGAAATCAAGGTTGCATTACCCATAGCATTAGTGCTTGCAAGGGTTAAGTTATAAGCGCCAATATCTACGGCTCCAGTAATGGAGTTATTGCCAGAAATTGTTAAGTTTCCAGCGCCACGTTGCGTAATAACGCCTCCACCTGACACGTTATTGGTCAAGTTAAATGGATTGGCAGATGCAAAAATAATGTTACCGCTATTGCTAATATTGCTTCCAGTGATACCAACCTGATCACTGTTATATACAACCGATGCATTCGTCGGAATAATGACGCGTGCGACGTTGTTGCCATCCGGAATGGCTCCACCAGCCCAGTTAGAGGCCGAAGACCAATTACCGCTAGTATTACCGCCAATATAGGTAACGCAAGAAAGCTGGGTAATAGTGCCGACATTATCCGTAAGGGTATTGGTGGTCAATGCATAGTTACTTGCATCAGCACCAATCAGACCCATACTCAAGGTCACTGATTTATTGGCACCGACATTTCGGTCTGCATAACTGCCAGAACCAATCAAGCCTACCGCATCATTGGTTAGTACGCCAGCAAGAGTCTGATTGAAGGATAGATTCGCGGCTGTAATGCTGGTGCTACCGTCATAGACCTTAGTGATCGACTGGACACCTAAATTATTGTTTAAAGACTTAGGCGTAATAGTGATCGCCCCAGCAACTGCTAGATTATTGAAGTTATTACCAATGATGGTCAAATTAGATGCATAAAGGTTATATCCACCAACCTGCAAATTGTTTGATGAGCTTAATGAACCATTGATAGCATTTAAAGTAAAGTAAGCGGCTCCCCCTGCCCCGTCAATGACAGATACCGTGCCGTTGTAGGATGATGCCAATCCAGTAACAATAGTGCCGTTATGAAGATACTGCGCTGTCAAATTGTAAGTAGGTGTAGTTCCATAGGTCGCAGTGACATTGGTTGCCTTAATAGCCAATACATCGGCAGGAACAATCGTGTAGTTACCGGCCTGGTAGTTAATGTTGTAGTTGCTTGCAGACCAGTTTGAGGCAACCAGCACTCCTGTGTAATTGCCGGCTAAATTAACTCCTGCATTAGTTCTGGTGATGGCGCCGGTAGTTAATACAGAGGCAGTCTCGCCAGCAACGAATCCGTTGTAAATAACACCACCATACCCAGCTTGATCACTTTGAGTCACAAATTTAAGGTCATTTACAACACCAACTGTTAAATTCGCTTTAGTAATCACACCACCTGTGGCATCAGCAACGCTCACACGGTAGTTTGCACCAGCATTGTCATCGCTAATAACCACTGAGTTTAGGGTGACCGTCTTATTGGCGCCTGCATTTTTATCGCTATAGGTGATTGCGGCAGAGCTTACTCGGTCGCCACCAACCAACTGTGCCGACAAGGCAGTCAAGTCAGAGGCTGTGGCTAGCTGAATCGTGGCGCCATCGTAGGCCTTGGTTGC is from Polynucleobacter sp. MWH-S4W17 and encodes:
- a CDS encoding ShlB/FhaC/HecB family hemolysin secretion/activation protein, with the protein product MSITQSTRFHKSIYALVAISLISSGSVFAQVDAGALQQNLEKQLPLPSPLALPEPSSKEGTRPGEPRKDELTFQVKQFVLEGISILPEASIQEVLKPWVGRAVSFDDLQKACDAVVDFYRKSGFTVQAILPPQKIANGVVKILVTEARLSSVIVDTPNGPTRFSKDTTAEYITYANPLGQPLNTEAVERALIILNETPGVMVTSQLEPGEKDGDTALRVQLTEPQWYQGRVEANNYGSRTTGANQGVIALSGINPLGIGDQISINGIYSEGSQYVQGAYSLPASKDGLRLGVAGTFLNYKNVSNYANTANAGYGDAWTTGVSAAYPLVRSQGTNVNVTANYDIKEYTNKNSQTLTTISAYNIRNATVGISGNHYDSLAGGGISSGSLAAVFGNLDILSTSVPGYGVYTPSSFTKFTFAGNRTQQLSEDGTTTAYVAVSGQFSSVNLNSAEQIYMGGPYAVRAYPVAQSGGSQGGIGTVELRHQFPERITASMFYDVGLVQQYKNTYQNWQGLTNANNTYSLQGAGLGLKWDWEGWNLGAMVAWQIGKNPLYSSTGQQVATDGTTTNPRGWFTGSYQF
- a CDS encoding peptidylprolyl isomerase; this translates as MKSKLIPIFLVATGFFLNPAQAQTSKTLLTVNGAKITSAQVDQWVSVSVSEGAKDTPELRQSILNDLVLREAVAQDAKKTGLLTKGNNAFKIKMAEQNAMMDIWFSQYFADHPVTNDDVRAVYDKQVELSKDPKNSKEYLVSQIVVANESEGAELIKQINNGDSFADLAKVKSLDQKSGQQGGIVGWALPTQLTPPISDLVPNLTKGKITQTPVKTANGWHIIKVDDVRPFVMPTFDQAKNTIAQSLIQQKRQEAVNALMQTTKITKGN
- a CDS encoding peptide transporter; this encodes MVFKLEDFEHAAYSRQHEEAARMLVNLLSILDSSYGVPGMQFQAQPLAGISEEEREAHVGVRLASAISCLFSDKDFHFAPQSLTSLFTLQRWFATIFGSTLFLNADHVVRALNLAGKGNLGHLEVTAQDLPKFALLYLPESEIILEIDKLWDANKYLAASLGMALLSPRFLGSPQAHNKREVLLPWLTEKLPEIETLEALPFGIMHDVYMHCSYADRADKHEIKGAINTLIERWLETYKLLPLETPVLPAKKGQKPTMLVVMEWFNAGHSIYRTHSRTLEAAKELFHIVGMGLANATDAVGHAVFDEWIEIKQGSLQEQISQIRNVAQEREAQVFYMPSVGMFPLTMMLANIRLAPVMAMALGHPATSHSASMDYVVVEEDYVGDPECFSEELLILPNDGMPYRPSGLASQNPEPPIIREKPEVVDIVVAASAMKINPEFLNACKEIALRSKVLVRFHFAVAFAQGMVYEQVKRVVRNVLGDYAIVYAHRGYKEYMEIVRKCDMYINPFPFGNTNGIIDTVTAGLIGVCKTGREVNEHIDQGLFERFGMPNWLVATTTEDYIKAVVKLAENHELRNELRSKHAGPDKVQRIFEGRPEIMGQMLMDRLKKAKSNS